GTCCGTGGATTGATCCCTGTGATAGATTCCTTCGGGTTTGAGACGGATCTTCGAATCCACACTCAGGGACAAGCTGCCGTCAGTCTTGTTTTTGACAAGTGGAGCGTGGTTCCTGGAGATCCTCTGGATCGTGATGTCAAGCTCAGACCTTTGGAGATGGCACCGGCCATGGCCACTGCGCGGGATTTCGTCTTGAAGACAAGACGACGAAAGGGTCTGGCGGAGGATGTGACGGTGAGCAAATTTTTGGAACCGGAGCTCTGGAAGAGCTTGAGGGAAAGTGGCGTTCTGGACTCTTAAAACATCATATAGTCGAGTATAGGGCGGCTCGGTTTCCGCATATCATGGCCGCCTTATTTTCATGTATTTGTAATGTCATAGTTGAGGCCTCccggaaagaaagaagaactGCATGTAGTCAACGGCGTGTTATATTGAATGAGTAAGGCGTCTTCCCTTCGCGGTATTTACACCAGAAGAGAATATCGTCTATTGTATCAGGTGCATGCGTAAAAAAAAATCGAAGGCTCGCTGAGGAAGTCCAAAGGATCATTGACATGTTTCTAACATCTTCGCGATAACACCCATCAAGGTCCCGTTTTCCAGGGCTGCGGCGACCCTTTCTTTATCGGCTAACTGCTTGTTGACTTCATCAGCCGTACTGTGAGTGCCTTCTTTGATTCGCACATCCACACGgaaccgaggaggaagtgATTGCTCTAATCGAACGCGCACACCCAAGCCTATCACCGTCGCTAAACTGCAATGGGTGATTGTCGGCGTGATAAGCACCGAGACTGTCCGAAGCGGCGACTCCGGCACGTTGGCGAGCGAGGGCTTAATAGAGATGTCAGGAAGAGAAACGACAGCTAGCGCGCCCAGTGAAATAGGGTGTTCCGGGTCAGAGATGGTAGAAATAAGGTCTGGATGATCAACTATCAGTAAGCTTTCCTACATATATACCAACGAGACTAAAAGATGGGAGGCATTACCATAAATCTCCTGTTCATCAATGGGCTCTTCCATCAACTCATCCTCGCTGTCAGATGTCTCCGAGGAATATAGACTGGAGAACGGGTCATTTGGGTTCGCGGCAGGAGGAAGAACAGAGGTAAAGATGCCAGCGCCATAAACACCGGATTTACGAGGGGCAGTTGGACGCAGTCGGGTAGGAAGATCCGCGGCGTTCAATATGGTAGGATTGGAGTTTTGGATTTCTGATGCCATTTTGGTTTTGATTTCTGTCGGGTTAGTACTGCGTACTTCCAAGAAATTGATTATCTTCATAAAGAGGGGTTATGTCTAATCTCGGATTAACTTTGTGCCATTGTACATTTAGTAATGCGTCAGTACACCACATACCGGGCATTATATGGCAGACGTTGTATGGAATATACTACGAAATATATCAGATATATTCAAATGCCTGTCCTTAATGAATAACTAATAAGCAAGATGAACTACCACACCTCATATGGAGTTCCCCGTAAATTTTGTATTAGGGGTATCAATATCACTGTCAGCTAGACATCATTAAACTATGTACGAAGTAATAATACGCCGTACTCCGAGTGCAATATCCTGAACCGAGGCAAGCTGCTAACGATCTACAACAGTTGTTATTTATACAGAATGAAAATCATTCAAAAGCGGACATTATTCTCAAatgttgatgatgaagatgaaactTTCATCCTGTCCATAAGACCTTGGAGACATattacagagtactccgtacagcgTACAGTAGTTCTTTCACCATAACTCAAAGAACAAAATGGAATATGCAGTGAGCTATTTGCAAGAACAGAATCCTATTTTCTGGGATCGACCCTGCGCCAAAAAGAACCCCATGGGCTCCAGGACCAATCACCGTGCCCTGATGCCTCGACCCGGATGCTAACTATTGGGACGCTAACACTATCCAGAAGAGACTGCCTTAATCATTATTACTACGGCGATCAACGGAGACCTTGGAGTACGTACCTGACGGATTTGGAGTACGCTCTTGCATGTACATACTACTGTACTACTTGTATTGACTCCGTATTTAACACATTAGGATGAACAACTCTAAAATCACCAGATACTACCACAACCCATTTATAGGAAGATTTTCAGTAATGATCATATCACGATCCGAGAGCATCGTCTATCCCGTTCATCACCAAATTGGATATTAAGCAGGCATTCTTTTTGCTACCTGTACAGAGTAGGTGCCCTTGTACTACTGTGTCCCGCACTTGGTCGGTCTCCGCCCGCCACTGCTCCTTTGAGAGATGGGAATACTCTCTTTTCCCCCCTCGCCCACTGTCCATCATTTATCATCCATCTCTTTCAAGTCTTATATTTATATAAATATATAGTAATCCTCGTGTCTTTTacctttttgttcttttcaaCATTCCCTCGTCATTTATCATCTTGATTGCGGTGTTCCATACACAGTTTGTATTGACATTGTACATTGCTACCACCCTTTTCACTGCTATTACCACTGCCACCGCGCTATCAATCGCCGCTACTACGTTACGTCCCTTTTCAAACCGCCATCCGAAATCCCCAACTCCAAGTCGCGCCATGAACTAGACTTCGTCGTCCGATTTCTTCTCTTGCACGCCTTTCTCAGGCCTTGCGAAACATCGTGTGCATTGGTGGGCTTTCCATATTTCCCCCTCTTGCTTAAATTGGGTTCCCCGAACATCCATCCTGCTTCTCGTTCCTCCTCCATCCACCCGCTttgctttcttctttccttgcaGACGTTGAAATCGCATCCCAATTAGAATGTCGCATGCTTCTTGAACCGGAAGTCTACCGATGTCCTAATATACTGATGATGGTAGACTACAAATTCAGCCCGGAACAGCGGCATTCCTCTCTCATTGCCTGTTCACTGTAAGCCACATATCGCCCTCGTTCGCTATCATGTGTTATTTGCTGTTTGCTTTTCGGCTTCCTCTGGTTGTCCATTCAAGGGTGTTCGCTGTCGACAAAAGCAGAGCCATTGAGTATTGCACATGATTTCCTTTTGAACATAAGGGAATTTTGTTTCAAGTTTccagggaaaaaaaaaaaaaaagaggcaaCCGAACATCAGCGTTATACACCTAGCCGTTACCTTCTCCATTGCCATTGTGCTTGCTGTCTTTTCATTTTGCCCTTGCTCGTCCTATTCCGAACACTCACAGGATGTGACTGACGGTTAATCCGAACACTACAGTCTTTAGTCTCAGTCTCTTAGCCCGGCCTCTTCGTCGCCTCCCCATTTCACCAGCTCTGGAACGTCGTACGACAATTGTATCTAATCACGTCCCTTATCAGACTGGCGCCAATCgatcatcatcttcagaacgacattgatTCTCCTTGCACTTGATTACCGGTCCGACTCTCGAAAATTGCGACTTGAAGCGATACACGCGCGAGGCGCCCGGTGTCTGTTCTAACATCCGACGTTCAATCTTTGCGTTCCCCGCTTGGGTGCGTTATTTCAATCATAATTCGATTCATCCGGTATCGACCGGTCCACATGCAGCTTACACTAAGAGAGTAATCTTTCGCGCACCGGTTGTATACGGCTTATATCCTGTCACAATAGACTTTCCGACTGGGCTCTCTGTCAGCAAGCTTCGGGGACATATTTGCTTTATCGGTTCTTTGTTTGAGCAATGCAGGGTTATTCATTCGCGCCCCCATCTGGTCCCTCAAAGGAGGGTCATAAAAGTAAGCATACTTCGATATATGACAAATTGCTGCCACATTGGGGGCTCGAGTCGAAGCGGGTGCTAACGGAGAATACTCGCGTGTTAGACTATGTGTTTGTGGATGAGCACAACAGACACAAACGCTTGAAGGGTATGCGATCTCTCCGCGAGCTTCATTGGTGGGCTTGGATCTAATGTTTTACTTTTAGTGATGCGGGCTTGTAACGGCTgtaggaagaggaagatcaAATGCGATGCAGCTACAACAAATACATGGCCTTGCTCCGCGTGCACCCGTTTGAAGCTAGTATGCGTGCCTCCCACTGTCGGACAGGATTCTGAATTTCCCACTGGGCAAACTGTTGAAGCCGACCCAACAGGCCCTCTAGGCGCACTTAGTACACAGCAGCCCTCTCACCATGCTTTCCCCATGTCTCAGACTTTTCGAGATGGCGGCCAAGTACCGATGGGGAGTATTCAACCTTACAATGACGGAATGGGCGTGTTCTCTCAATTCATGCCGCCCCCTCATAGCCAACCTGGTATTTATGGTGATGTCCGGTCGCCGCCCATCGCAGAGCCGCAACACCACTACCAGCAGCCGCAGATGTTTTCTGCACCCCAAACACAGCAGCAATCTCTGGGGACTCCAGACAATAGCTTGTTTCTCGAAAACGACCAGTCTACTGCGGAAAACCTCAGTGAGGTACTTGGTGAGCTGAAGATTGACGAGACTGGTATAGGTATAATGGCCCTCTCCCCATTAAGTGTTTTGAGGAAATGAAAACTAATGCCACCTCTCCCCAAAGCACCATATATCAGACAGCAGAGACAAGATCGGTCAGAACCGGAAGTCCCTATTCAAGACGATGCAGAGGAAAGACTGCCGCCACTTAGCACAGGCGCAGGGTCTGCAATTCGAATCCCGCCCGAACTTATGCCACCCGATGACGAGGTGATGAATTACTTCAAAACATATTTCGATGACATTCATCCCTATGTCCCAGTGGTTCACCGGTCTCACTTGTATTATCAATGGCAAAATGACCGAAGTTCGATATCCCCTCTCCTCCTTGAAGCATTATTTGCATGTGCGGGCAGACTGTCAGACGACCCGGCACAGGGAGCCCAGTGGCTTGCATTGGCGAACAGTAGGCTACCCAGTCTCGATCTTGTTTAATTAAAACAAGCTTGTGCTAATGCACATTCCTAGGGCATGAATCTAGCTTTATGGATGTACCGCGTCTGAGTACAATCCAGGCAATGCTGCTGTTACTGAAAGCTAGAGAATCGTTGCCGAAAAAGGGCTACTATTATAGATCTTGGCAGACCGTGAAAACTATAGTCTCCATGGCGAAGGATTTAGATCTCCATGAACATTACAGTGGTCATGCGGAAGGGCGGCCCTGTGATTTGCAACCAGTGGAGTGCTTGGTACAGACAAGGGTGTGGCAGGCCTTGCTTGTCGTCGAAGTCATGATTGGAGCACCGCAGGGTATGCATTCCACCCTCTCGTCCAGTGGCGCATGTACAATCTTAACCTGATGCATTTTAGGCCGTTCTGACTATGGTGTGGACCCGGAGACTGTGGACATGCGGCCACTGTTGGATATTAAAGGCCTTGACCAGTTCGAGATTGACCGTTCTCGACAGTATGCTTACTTTGTTCGGAATGCCAACCACATCCGCATCATCACCGACATATACCACAAGATCAAAAAACAACGAGACTGGGGTGCCGACCCCAGATTTGTTGAAAAGAATCCCCTGTTTACAAATTGGCTCCACAGCATGCCCCCGGACTTGCAGGTAAATTATCCCGCCGATGGATCGCCACCCTGGATACCATCGCACTTTGTTGCAAATATGCATTCGCATTGTCACTTAGGGATTATATTACTCCATCGCCCCCAATTAATCGCATCCAAGTCTTTCTCTGCCGGAGGAAGCTGGAAAGGGCACTTTGGATTATGCTACTCCTCAGCAAAATGTCTATGTAGGCTTCAGGAAGCCATACTGGCCAGTTACGGCCTCTCGGGACTATTATTTATGCAAAGGGGCATTAACTTTGCTATTTATTGCATCTTGACCTGCACGATGTTGCATCTGGTAGGTGCCTTGATCATTAGCACTTAGCACATCACTTGCTAACTTTCTCACACACACTTCAGATCGCAATAACGTCCCCTGATCCGCATTTTCACACGGATGCGAGAGATTATTTTACACGGCACATGCGTATCCTCGAACAGTGCTCCGCTGCTTGGCCTATGCCAGAGATCCAGGCACAGATTGATTCTCTGCGTCTGGCGTTCTCTGCGGATGTCAGCCGCCCATTTGAGTTAAAATCCACGTTTCCATATGGGAGTCCATCCGAGCCATATCACCCGAGTCCCCCACCGTTCGACTCGTCACAATATACTCCACCGTTGAATCATCTCACGGGAAGCGTTCAGAGCAGAGTGGGTTATAATGCCTATCCAATTTCACCTCCAATGTCCACTGGTACTGAAGACGCAAAGTCCGATTCCTCCCAACTACAGCCCCTGGGATTGATGACGCCTCACCCAGTATCGAACCCCTCGATGGAAGCTCCGCTGGTGGATGAAAACAGTTGGGATCCATCGCGCATCATTAAGTAAAAAATCGCCTATCCACGGTCTAGCTTGGAACATTTGCTAACTATTGTCCAGTCAATGGGAAATGGCATTTTCGGTTGATCCGTCCACTGTCAGCGCGAATTCACCACCAATGAACCTAAGCAACTCCGTGCAGGGCATGCAGCCACCCCTACAGACTCATTATCCTGTCCAATACGGGTCACCGGCCAAGGTGGCTTCAGTCACGCCACCCCAATCCATCTCCCAACCCCAGTTTAGACATTCGATGATCACAGCCCGTGACTGGCAGCAGAGTGTTGCCAGTGTGTTTGATCCCCATGGTTTGAAGAGGCGGTGGAACTATTCTGTTGACATGGGAGTGGAAAATGTGTCAAAGCGGCAGCGGTGAAGAGGGCAAGCTTGCCTCTATAAATTCTCCGCTTCTATTGACTCAGCCGTCAATCGTGCAAGAAGGGACGACTATGGCTCCTGTTATGTGAGAACGCGTAAGTTCCTACATGTTGTCGCCCTGTTAAACGTCTATCATCGGATGTATAATCCACGATCCTGTAGCGACATAATGTGATACGTCCAGCCCGTACGATCATATCgctctctttcctctccatTCGCATGAGCCGTCATTTAGCTCTTTAGTATTGCAAATGCCAGCTGCTACGGTTATATAAGCTTGCCAATGATGGGATTTGTGCTTTTCACGGGTGGTATCAAAAAGCGGGCGTTTATTTAATATTTTTTTTAACTCTTGTTAGGGAAACACAGCCGGGTTTGGTCTTCCAGtactttctttccttttcattAGGGGCTTCTTGTGTATACCAAAGTGACTTCTGCGCTTCGTTTCTCCGCATTATATTTCCAAGAACAATGGCCCGCCAAGGCAATTATTCAAGAGTCATGTACATTAGATTTCTAGCTGTAGAGGGTGCAATGGATTGATGCAAAAAGCACGAGATTGGAGACATGTTGGGCCCTTTTTCAATTGAAACATGCCTTTCATGAAGGCGGGCACGGATAAGGTTGTAAGGCGGTCTTGCAGAAACTTCAGTCGGGAGGACACTTGGGAAAGTAGTATCAACAACCCTCTCTTCCTATTTGGCTCTGCTTGTCGGTAACCAATGTCGGTGAATCGCCTGCGTCTATTTCGCTTGGGCAGGAGGGCTTTCAGTTGCGCCGGTTGATCCCTATCCGCTCCTCGCGAGACCGAACTATTCTTGCTTTGTCTCCCGGTAGTGGTTTTAATTCGTCACTCGGATCAAAGCGGGCATTGGAGCTGTTTTCAACATGAGCCTGACTGTTGTCTTCTTTGGCTAATTTGCGTAATCGTGCGTCTTCAAAGGCAGCAAGGTCTTCGGATGTCACTGCGATTGCCGTAGGCTTGCGACGAAGCATTGTCGGGCTTTGGTGGACAATTGTAGAGACCAATTGCAATAAGGCTCGAAGCGCAACCGGGCGGTTTTCAAGGCAAAtttgttgaaaagaaagcgAACGGTCCAGTCGTTCTTCCAATGCATTCTTTTATGTATGTTTACAGCGGACATAGCATGATGTTCACGTGATTTTACCCGGAAATCCAACTTCTCAACTTTTCGGGTACGCGGGCAGCACGAATCTACGTCGCCGTCACAGCACCATTCGCTCAAGTTGGTCGTTGCTGCTACTGCAGCGGGGGTGAAAGAAAATGCTTCGAATTCAGTTTCGCCCGGCATTTCTATACAATGAACGCCAGCGTTCGGTAGAGGGAATCATCACCTCGTTCCGCCAATTCTCCGTAACGCAGCAAGTAACGGACCAATCGTCAGGTATGTGTGCTTCATTTTACGAAGTTCTGGGACCCTTGATCCATTTCTATGTAACCCCAGGTCTGACTAGTCTTGTCATCACCATCCAAATGCTCACAAAGCTTGAGTAGGTCCTCGTTATTCGCCTGCAGCTACACCCCGCCCCGGCCCTCGCAGAAGGCCTAACATTCCACCTGCGAAAACAGGCTTTCAGGATGCCAGCGCAAGTCGACTTCATCCTCGTTCACCACATGTGATTGATGCAAGAGCGCTCGCCGCTTCCCAGACTGGTGACCAAGCAAACGTTCTTCGAGGACCTAGGCTCCAATATCCTCGAGGTGGAGTACAGGCGCGCGCTCGCAAATTCAAGAAGTCGTCCCCCAAACCCCGTCGTCCTAAAGCACCCAGGAATCAGTCGGGAGTGGGGAAAGGTGACGATGTTCGGGAAGCAGAAATTGAAGCTGTCTACCAAGAACTCACGGAAAAGTCGAGACCGGTACCCGTCCGATACATACCTCAAACGCATGACTTCTCGACGATGGAAGAAACATGGCCTTCTTTACCAACCGGTGTCACCGCACACACCGCCGGAGTCTTAGAAAAACTATCATCAATAAGCGGACGCTTCCCAAACGGATATATTCCGCCACATGAACTGGGCAAGCGACTTTATCAGGGACAAAGCGTTCGGTTTTTCAGCGAAGAGGAGAAGGCCCAGGCTATGGAAGAAGCCAAAAAGCTGGCACAACAACGTGCAGACAAACTTTCACAACGAAAGGGCGATCTTGTGGAGCCCGAGGAAATCAAGTTCGAACCAATGGATGCTAAGGGCCAGAAGGTTTTGGTGCAGAGTCTCGTTCAGGGAATATATCCCAAGCCGGAGACTCAGCAGGCTGATAAACCTGCTGTTCTTgggggcgtcattgctaatCTCAGGAATAACGAAACATACCGGACCGCCGGCAAGAGCACACAATTCCTCACCAAAGTCGAGTCGCTTCTTGCCTCGAGTCGCCCTGCCAAGCGTGCATAAAATGGATGATACTTGATCTTGATGTActatttttttcttcttctttctttgtttAATAGCCATGTCTCTCTAAAATGTTTTTCTGTGGTGTATCTAGTATTCAGGGAATAAATCCTTATATGAAAATATCAACCAGCCTATCCACGCAATTCTAGGATGACCTGCACTTTCATGTCCGTAATAGTGATTGGCTCATGCTTGCTCCAACGCCTTTTTGGCCGCTTCAAACAGATCCTTCACCTCCTTCTGTCCCTTGTCTGTCAATTTTTCCATGTTGTCATGTGCCTTCCGCACATCATCTGGCCTGgcaatcttcttcttctgcatctCTTGAAGGCGTTTATGTATAGCACCTCTTGAGTCGCGGACGGTTCCAGATGCTTTGTCCATTGCCGCTTTTGCACTTTGGACTGTTTTATCCCTGGATTCCTTCGTCGGCGgagggatggggatgttgaGTTGGAGGCTGTTATGAGCATCCGGCTGAGGGTTTAGGGAAAGATTGGACGAGATGACTGCCGAACTGATCGGTTTGATATGCTAGTGACACAAATTAGAGtcaagggaagaaaagagctTTTTGCATGGCGAATATTGTACTCAAGAAACAATGGAGCAAAAAGATCCAACTCACATCCTCTTCAGCGGCAAGAATAGTGACCATTCGGCCTCCCTTAGGAACAACCTGTGCCAGCTCTCCCAGTTTCACAGTGTCTTTACTCCCTTTGCTTAACTGAACCCGAAGACTCTCGATAGCCTCAGTGTTCAACCTCCCTCCAGCGCGTAGTTTGGAAAGATCATCCTTGAGACGAGATACGGCAGCCGCAATGTCATCATGTAGCTGAGAGAGGACGTAAGGATCGTCTGAGGCCTCAGCACCGTTCGAAGACTTAGTTACTTCGGACTCAGCAGCAGGAGCACCCTTCTTTGacttgtctttctttttgtacAAAGGAGGGGAGTTTGAAAAGGCTTGTCTTCCGTTTGGCACAGCCAGGTTATACAGTGGTAATAAACGTTGCGGTCGACTTATAATTTGAGAGTTCGTGAATAGAAAACGACTCCGGACGAGGCCAGGAAGACTGGAATTTGCCAAACTGCGTTGCATTGTGACCGACTTGAATGTTAAACGGGAAacgaaggaagaagagaaagaaaggaaaagaaagaaggtagTTCTCCAGACCTCTCTCAATGTGGTAGCTGGAGTATGAACTATATCAGTATTCTCTATACCTGCATGGTAGGTCTACTAAATCTTTATATTCGAGGCCCACAAAATGCTCAGAGAAAGCCCCAATATGGAAACACGGCGTACAGCAGAATATTAACAACTAAGCCACTTTTTATTCTTTTGTCAACTCCTTACAGACATCTGACCGAGTCTAATATGTGAACAATTTGAAGTAAAAGGAAACAAAGAACAAATTAAAGATCAAACTCAAGATCTGACCAGATCCACCAGTATGCCAGGCTCATCAAATCATAAACTGCCCAAGGCAATCTCGTTCATCCAGGAAGACAGTGCCCAATCATAACAAAGAGTCTCAacccaaaaaaaaagggcCATAAGCGGGACAGCGCTGTTAATCATATTAATAACGTTCGATCAAAAGTCAATTTCGGGGCTTTCACTCTTGCATGAGAGAGCAGACAGCCAACCCCTCTGCTATTGATACCAGGATTCAACAATATTTACATTTACCTGGTAGCCATGGCCTTGGTCATGAGACGCTTGAGAGCAagctccttcttcttgagGTCCTCGGGAGTAGAGTCCTCAACCTCAAGCTGGGCCATGGCATCACTGAGCGCGGACTCAATCTTTTCCTTGTTGCCACGCTTCAGcttcatggacatggacgGGTCCGAGACAAGCTCTTCAACACGAGAAATGTATGACTCGAGCTGCTGGCGCGATTCGAACTTCTTCGTGAATGCTTCATCGCTGGACTTGAACTTGGCGGCATCTATTACGGGAAGTCAGATATGGAGTGATCTAAAATAAATCAGGGAAACCTACCATCGATCATCTGCTCAATCTCAGTGGTTGAGAGTTTGCCGACAGCGTTCGAGATAGTAATGTTGGCAGTACGTCCAGAAGACTTCTCGGTTGCGGTAACCTTCAAGATACCGTTGACATCAACCTCGAAGACAACCTCAAGCGCAGCCTCACCGGCCCTCATGGGGGGAATTGGAGCCAGCGTAAACTCGCCAAGGGAAGTGTTGTCCGCGCAATTAGTGCGCTCACCCTGGAAAACAGGGAACTGGACAGTGGTCTGGTTGTCAACAACGGTGGTGAAAGTGCGCTTCTTAATGGTAGGAACGGTCTGGCCACGTGCAACGACGGGCGCGAAGATGTTACCTTCCATAGCAACACCAAGTGAGAGAGGGACAACATCAAGAAGCAGGAGGTCCTGAGTTTCAGCAGAAGTGGCCTTTCCAGAGAGGATACCGGCCTGCACAGCTGCACCGTAAGCAACAGCTTCGTCGGGGTTGATGCTCTGCAAATACCAGTTAGCTGGTTCAAATTCCCAAATCTCGCTCATCTGGATATTTTACCTTCTCAAGCTTCTTGCCATCGAAGAAGTCGCTGAGGAGCTTCTGAATACGGGGAATACGAGTGGAACCACCGACGAGAACGATCTCGTCAACCTGGCTCTTCTCAAGCCCAGAGTCCTTAAGGACCTGCTGAACAGGATCCAAAGTACCAGCAAAGCTCTTGGCGTTGAGATCCTCGAAACGAGCACGAGTGACGGAAGTGTTGAAATCATCACCGTCGAAAAGAGAGTCGATCTCAACGGTAGTCTGGGTTGCGTTGGACAGGGTACGCTTGGCACGTTCACAAGCTGTTCTCAGGCGACGAAGGGCCCTAGAGTCACCAGACAAGTCCTTTCCGGTCTTTCTCTGGAATTCCTTCTTGAAGTGCTCAAGGAGGTTGGTGTCAAAGTCCTGACCACCAAGGTGGGTGTCACCAGCAGTAGCCTTGACAGTGAAAACACCACCTTGGATGTTCAACAAAGACACATCGAAAGTACCACCACCCAGGTCATAAATCAACACATTACGCTCCTTGTCAGACTTTCCGGAACCAAGACCATACGCAATTGCTGCAGCTGTCGGCTCGTTGATGATCCGCAGAACATTCAGGCCAGAAATGGCACCAGCGTCCTTGGTAGCCTGTCTCtggttgtcgttgaagtaaGCTGGCACAGTGATAACAGCCTTCTCCACCTTCTTTCCGAGCTTCGTCTCCGCAACTTCCTTCATCTATCCGTTTATTAGCACTGGCGATCCATATTGCGATAGCTGTAGAACTTACCTTCATAAGGACCATGGACGAGATTTCCTGGGGAGTAAAGGTCTTGTTTTCGCCGAGGTATTCCACTTCCACAG
The sequence above is a segment of the Aspergillus chevalieri M1 DNA, chromosome 6, nearly complete sequence genome. Coding sequences within it:
- a CDS encoding iron-sulfur cluster assembly protein CIA2 (BUSCO:EOG09264O3B;~COG:S;~EggNog:ENOG410PN06;~InterPro:IPR002744,IPR034904,IPR039796;~PFAM:PF01883;~go_process: GO:0106035 - protein maturation by [4Fe-4S] cluster transfer [Evidence IEA]) — protein: MASEIQNSNPTILNAADLPTRLRPTAPRKSGVYGAGIFTSVLPPAANPNDPFSSLYSSETSDSEDELMEEPIDEQEIYDLISTISDPEHPISLGALAVVSLPDISIKPSLANVPESPLRTVSVLITPTITHCSLATVIGLGVRVRLEQSLPPRFRVDVRIKEGTHSTADEVNKQLADKERVAAALENGTLMGVIAKMLETCQ
- a CDS encoding uncharacterized protein (COG:S;~EggNog:ENOG410PY51) translates to MLRIQFRPAFLYNERQRSVEGIITSFRQFSVTQQVTDQSSGPRYSPAATPRPGPRRRPNIPPAKTGFQDASASRLHPRSPHVIDARALAASQTGDQANVLRGPRLQYPRGGVQARARKFKKSSPKPRRPKAPRNQSGVGKGDDVREAEIEAVYQELTEKSRPVPVRYIPQTHDFSTMEETWPSLPTGVTAHTAGVLEKLSSISGRFPNGYIPPHELGKRLYQGQSVRFFSEEEKAQAMEEAKKLAQQRADKLSQRKGDLVEPEEIKFEPMDAKGQKVLVQSLVQGIYPKPETQQADKPAVLGGVIANLRNNETYRTAGKSTQFLTKVESLLASSRPAKRA
- a CDS encoding ribosome-recycling factor (COG:J;~EggNog:ENOG410PP0A;~InterPro:IPR023584,IPR002661,IPR036191;~PFAM:PF01765;~go_process: GO:0006412 - translation [Evidence IEA]) — encoded protein: MQRSLANSSLPGLVRSRFLFTNSQIISRPQRLLPLYNLAVPNGRQAFSNSPPLYKKKDKSKKGAPAAESEVTKSSNGAEASDDPYVLSQLHDDIAAAVSRLKDDLSKLRAGGRLNTEAIESLRVQLSKGSKDTVKLGELAQVVPKGGRMVTILAAEEDHIKPISSAVISSNLSLNPQPDAHNSLQLNIPIPPPTKESRDKTVQSAKAAMDKASGTVRDSRGAIHKRLQEMQKKKIARPDDVRKAHDNMEKLTDKGQKEVKDLFEAAKKALEQA
- a CDS encoding uncharacterized protein (COG:S;~EggNog:ENOG410PJQ2;~InterPro:IPR036864,IPR007219,IPR001138;~PFAM:PF00172;~go_function: GO:0000981 - DNA-binding transcription factor activity, RNA polymerase II-specific [Evidence IEA];~go_function: GO:0003677 - DNA binding [Evidence IEA];~go_function: GO:0008270 - zinc ion binding [Evidence IEA];~go_process: GO:0006351 - transcription, DNA-templated [Evidence IEA];~go_process: GO:0006355 - regulation of transcription, DNA-templated [Evidence IEA]); protein product: MQGYSFAPPSGPSKEGHKNYVFVDEHNRHKRLKVMRACNGCRKRKIKCDAATTNTWPCSACTRLKLVCVPPTVGQDSEFPTGQTVEADPTGPLGALSTQQPSHHAFPMSQTFRDGGQVPMGSIQPYNDGMGVFSQFMPPPHSQPGIYGDVRSPPIAEPQHHYQQPQMFSAPQTQQQSLGTPDNSLFLENDQSTAENLSEVLGELKIDETGIAPYIRQQRQDRSEPEVPIQDDAEERLPPLSTGAGSAIRIPPELMPPDDEVMNYFKTYFDDIHPYVPVVHRSHLYYQWQNDRSSISPLLLEALFACAGRLSDDPAQGAQWLALANRHESSFMDVPRLSTIQAMLLLLKARESLPKKGYYYRSWQTVKTIVSMAKDLDLHEHYSGHAEGRPCDLQPVECLVQTRVWQALLVVEVMIGAPQGRSDYGVDPETVDMRPLLDIKGLDQFEIDRSRQYAYFVRNANHIRIITDIYHKIKKQRDWGADPRFVEKNPLFTNWLHSMPPDLQVNYPADGSPPWIPSHFVANMHSHCHLGIILLHRPQLIASKSFSAGGSWKGHFGLCYSSAKCLCRLQEAILASYGLSGLLFMQRGINFAIYCILTCTMLHLIAITSPDPHFHTDARDYFTRHMRILEQCSAAWPMPEIQAQIDSLRLAFSADVSRPFELKSTFPYGSPSEPYHPSPPPFDSSQYTPPLNHLTGSVQSRSDSSQLQPLGLMTPHPVSNPSMEAPLVDENSWDPSRIINQWEMAFSVDPSTVSANSPPMNLSNSVQGMQPPLQTHYPVQYGSPAKVASVTPPQSISQPQFRHSMITARDWQQSVASVFDPHGLKRRWNYSVDMGVENVSKRQR
- a CDS encoding CDC26 family anaphase-promoting complex subunit (COG:S;~EggNog:ENOG410PZAR;~InterPro:IPR018860;~PFAM:PF10471;~go_component: GO:0005680 - anaphase-promoting complex [Evidence IEA];~go_process: GO:0030071 - regulation of mitotic metaphase/anaphase transition [Evidence IEA];~go_process: GO:0031145 - anaphase-promoting complex-dependent catabolic process [Evidence IEA]), coding for MLRRKPTAIAVTSEDLAAFEDARLRKLAKEDNSQAHVENSSNARFDPSDELKPLPGDKARIVRSREERIGINRRN